A region of the Ischnura elegans chromosome 11, ioIscEleg1.1, whole genome shotgun sequence genome:
AGCAACATTGCGATATTTGGCTACAGGCAGGACACTGGAAGATTTGAAGTTCACTACTAGAATTTCCCCTCAATCTTTGGGACAAATTATACCAGAGACTTGCTTGGCATTAGCAAAAGCACTAAAGGACTTCtgtaaggtaaataaataaaataactgattgtGAGAGTCAAGCAAAATAAGTGGGCACACCTGTtaaagtaatatatatatattacatgagTTATTACGCTATACATAGTATAACTTctatatgaacaaaattttctatcTCCCGTGTTGTCTTCAAATTATTAGCCTATTTATACGTTCAACTCGTGTATAGGTACTCACTTTACTTGACTCTTAATGCAATGTACGCAATTTGAAGTCAATTTCTATTGAACAACCGATGGAAATACAAATGCAGAGCTGTTTACAAACACTTCAAACATAAATTGACCCGTATTACTGTCCTTGGTAATGTTAAGTACTTAGGGCCAAtatgttaaattataaaaaaatataagaaaaagttATTGTAAATGGGTGTAATAAACTTGGTTCTATAATGtatcaaaaaaagattgctgCTCCTCAGATGTTGATCGGTAGTTAGAATTAGTTTGATGTTGTTGGACGGATATTTGCGACTGGAAACTGTGATCTGATGAATGTGATGGAGGGCCATATTCCAAAGGGAAACCGGTATTTATTGAAGCATTTCTATGGAGTGATCCTAATTCTGCTTCAAACAGAGCATCATTCATCAGTTTCTGTGCAAAGATTCGCTGTTCAGGAATAAGTAGACGAAGTTTTTGGGCAACATGCTTTCCGTACAGATCAAACTGGTCTTCTTTCTTGACCTCCTTTAATCTTTGGCCCACAGTAACCAAAAGTTGGTCAGTTGGCGTTAGGGGTTTAGCTCGCTTAAATGGCTTGGAAGTTACAGCTCCTGAAGGCCCAGATGGTGTTGACTCAGAGAAGCTCAAGTTATCAGCCTGCTGGGCAAAGCGTTGGGCTGACGACACCTGAGTGGTGGGCGGAGAACATGTATTCTGCTCGGATGTCACATCAATACTCAGTTCTTCCTGAAACCCAACATATATGTTAAGTTCcacaaaatcatttaatattggCTTACTTCtaatgctatttttatcatgCACTATTTTTTCAGTGTCCAAAATCAGAAGAGGAATGGAGGATAGTGGCCAAAGGGTTTGAACTGAAGTGGAACTTTCCAAATTGTTTGGGGGCAATTGATGGCAAACATATTGCAATAACACCACCTCCAGGATGCGGGTCTTTTTTctacaattacaaaaattttcatagcCAGATACTCCTGGCATTAGTTAATGCGAACTATGAAATACTTTACTTTAACTTTGGATGCAATGGCCGCGTATCTGATGGTGGAGTTTTTGAAATGATAGACATTTACAGAGTTCTTAATAATGGACGCCTTAATGTGCCAAAAGAAGACGTTGTTGACGGAGTCACTCTTCCATATGTGTTCATCGCTGACGATGCTTTCCCGCTTCGTGAAGATCTTATGAAGCCTTTTAACAGCAAAATCACTGACAAAAGGCGAAAAATTTATAACTATCGCTTGTCAAGAGGACGACGCGTGGTTGAAAGTGTGTTTGGTATACTCGCAGAAAGATTCGGAGTTTTacaaaaacctatttccttcataaatttaGACAAGGTAGAGAGTGTTACTGTTGCTTGCTGCTATTTACACAATTACCTTCGCAACAAAATACCTAAAGAATACAGCCCTTCTGACTGGTTGGACAATGAAGATTTGGAAACAGGTACATTTACTGCAGGACCTCGAATGGATCCGAACAAAAGTTTGGCACCTGGATCTAATCGGTCAAAAAGTGATAAAGCGAAAGATGTAAGGGAAAGATTCGTGAAATACTTCAACGACGAAGGAGCCGTGGAGTGGCAGGATAGATACGTGCATTAAGACTAATAACATATCTTAAATCTGAGGTTATGTAATAATTTACTAATTAGAAAGTACGAAAATAAAGTCATATGTTAGAAACCATCTGTGCCTGCGTCAAGACATTGCAAACATTGATCTATGAGTAATTATTGAAtagtataataattataatttaattgtatGCGTACCTGATCACTTCCATCAAGGTTTGATACACCTTCCATTGCCTCCTCTTGATCTCGTAGGAAGTTCAGCTCGTTGAAGTACCATAGTTTCGGAACGTACGCGTCCTCAGTTCCCATCCCCGATTTttgtgaacatttaatttttttcagctctttTCTGTATGAACTCCgtaagttgtttatttttttaacaacactgTCCTTAGTTGCTTGCGGGTCaatctttttcataaaattcaataaatcctGATAAGCTGCCTCCCTCATGTCCCTGTTGCGGTATTCTTTGGCTTTAATTTTCCAGATACTTCCGTGGCCCCGGTATTTCTCTATGAACTGAAGTAGGCAATCCCTGGACCAGAAAGACATGCTTCACCTAAAGTATTTCACAAAATCCTTCACAATTCACTACAACGCCAACAGGCACACTACACCATCAACAACAAGACAGCTTTGATGATACGTTCATCAAATAGATTTTCTTATGAATATGTATCCATGTTGCTATGCATGTTGCTATGTATGTTGCTATTATGCTTTTGAATAAACAAGGATGCTGATTACGCTCCATTTTAACAATCAGATctcaaaacaagaataaatatcaaacactattgaatatactgctgacatttaacgtgtatgatctatgTAATTACATTGCTCACATTCTACAGCACAAAACAatgccaataaattttcaattgatcctttggtttcaaagttagtaaatattagcgttgtttacaacaaatctatcaattttcgtggtatcaaaaattaaatttctgcaaattgttaacacgttgcgtaccggggtatttaaattcctaggaattctgggtggatgtgttgagattggaaatatgtgcctattagggcgtaatgcctttgttttaaacatggttaaaaagctaatgtttagaatataactttacccaagcAAACttaatgatgcatcaattcattatgaataacaaacaacaattgaaaacgtactaacaactacgcattgtacgctttaaaactgtttaggttgacgcgcctaaatgacgagaatcttcgtcatccgtccggaacgttcgggaaaaaaatgacaagaattctcgccatctgtatgcaacgtgttaataatAGATTTGGCTATCTTATATAAAAATCCCAAGTTATTGGATCGAAAACTACGGGactaccaagcgctcaaagttgggaaacttgattttaggcgcaaaaaacgggtacttttttataaaaaaaaattacagaaaacaatatggggcggaaatttttttacgtagatgatgcaacgtagaaataaattccctttcgtagcttttcgttgcattgaaattgattgcctcatctagacgatagagctcctcaaactatggcgtctcgcattttttttttacaaatagtaGATGCGAGAGGGTTGAAAAtgtggtgggagggggaaaacaAGTGTCTCGAACTGCAGGATTCACCCTTCACACTCCGTTCCGACTCCGTTTCgcttggccttgaggccggacctcattggattcccatccggccgtccggccgacgatccgcctcaaggcatcgccacacacgttcagtttggcctcaaggcccggactgtacagtccgggccttgaggccaaactgaacgtgtgtgggAGGCGGCAAAAAACTGCGCAGTCCAGGCCTCAAGGCCGGCCTCGAGGCCaggccttgaggccgggccttgaggccgggccggAACGTGTGTGGTGGGCCTTAGATAAAGTttattgttagaagaaatacctacacaaaaacttggttgccatgggatgcaagtgagtctctgttctgtgctggcatcAAGTGGagaatcaaatgcactgctaaatatctGAATGATCTTGTATGTTATCTATAGCTAGTTTCTGTATTTAACActttataaaaattagaaatcaCTTCTACCCCTTCTCATCAACTTATATAATAGTTTATATAAAACGGTCCCCATTTAATAAAAggccaatattttaatttaaatgacattttacGGATTTAAAAGTAAATGGGGGTGTTTTGGGCTATCTAATATCAATGTTTAAAGAACAATTAGGCTTAAAAACTCATTCAAATTCACCACAGCATTTTCAGGTTTGTAGCATTTTCCTGATATATTCATTATCTCTTCAAAATTCCATGTTACCTTCTTAAATATAGTTATAGACGTGTATCTATGGACAGACAAGCACAAATATCACAGAGTTCTCCAATTTTTTGCCCCGTAACTTTCATGTTAATTGTTTTAAAATGCTACACTTTTATAttacattatgttacaattttcaatatattttgaaacGAATGTGAGAGTCTCTGTAGGAAAGCGCTACTTTCTTGACATTGAGTTGATGCGGGTCATAaccagggccggttctagacatttttgtATGTAAGCAAACAATATTCCACCCCTGCCCCCTCTAAAATAACCGGAGAGGTAGCAGTTATTCTCTCTGGAGGCACTTTGAAATAAATACgaatactttaggaataagggtcgagacttaaatatcagtgTGAACTTAGTCTTGCCTTATAAATTGCTATTTTGAGCTAAAGAGCTAAAAAGAACTATAACGTGCTTGCTCTTATAAATTGAATATGATAATTTTAGATATTAAACATCGATTACATATTaaaaattcagaggaaaaatcTAAATATATCAATTAATACAACACTTTTCGGCTCTCAAGAAATACAACCATTTATTTACTCAACAAATGAAAACGCTTGATGTTTGTTTGATTGGTGCTGAACATTGATCTGAGCGCTTAGACGCCCTCTTTTACTTGGCGCCTTACGCGGCCTCGTACTTTGCTTACTGCTTTAAACGGCCCTGAGCATGACTAAATCGTTTAAACTGAGTTGTAAGGAAACCTGGAATAGAAATTGTGGATGTAAGTACTTCCTTCTTTCCCCTGTCCTAAGTTAAAGAAATTCCGACGCAATCTGTCTCAGCCAGGCGTTGGACACTCGGACAAAGGGGAAGATAAGCTTGGTGCGCATTCACTTtcgagaaaaagaaataaagaaaggagACAGAATGAATGGGGGGAAGTAGTTGGGTGGTTGCTGAGTCTTTGCCTGGAGTGGAAGGGTGAATTTGAAAGGAAGGGGATTGTCTCTTGCTTTAATATCTTTGTTTCAGAATGTCCCTTTGTCACTCTTTCCAGCCTTGTCGTTTGCTTTGAAGTTCTGCGGCCACTGAACAAGGATATTtacaaaggaaaaaaagaacGCGTCGGGTAAGTGAATCAAGCCGAGGATTCCGGaaggttttgaatttaaatagcTGTTTCTCGAAGTTTACGAGGCTGGCGATAATGTATTAagctggaagaaaaataaattgaatcaatTTACGTGCAGCGAAAGTGGAGACTTGAAATTTACGGAAATAATTTGCAAGATACCTCGTAAAACTCAGCGATGTTCCTTAACAGAGATCTCAGGAAGCGCAAAGATGCCCAAAATTATAATTCTAACGAAGAAAAATCACCCTCAAagatttaaaattcaaatcacTTTCATCTTTGATATTGGTTTTCGTAGCTCTCATTTCAGATATCGTCCTTTCACGCTTCCGTCCAGTTCACAACAACGTAGCATGGCGTGGCTTGACTTATTATGGTACAGAGAGACAAAAGAAGTATCCCAACAGTCATTTCTCTGCCCACGTACCAATTGCGACGGTAGTAGAAGATTTGCGATAGCTCGTTTTACTGCCCATAGATGTCATTTTCCTCCTTATCACTGTCTACACTCGAAAGGAAAGTTTGATGTTTTTACTATACTAATAAGTTTTATAGGTTGCTAAAGCGAGTTACACCAATTACTAATGTTTTGTGAAATATGCGGTCTTTTCCAGATATTCAGTTCATAGTTCATAGCCCATTTTAGCCTATTTAAGGTGCTCTAAGCGAGGATATTGCACATTTCTATCACTCTTTTTCACGAGTAACAGTTCGTAAATCTCATTGCATGCCCTCCTTTGACGTTCTTGTCCCTAAATTATGCCTCAGCGGTTACTTAAATCGAGACATCACGTTTTATGATCATCTCAGTCAGTACGTTTATTTCTCTGCAGCTACACAATTTCAAATTGTTCTACCTTTGACCAGCATTATGTTGTCTAAGCATGGATGAATTGTTTACTAACTTCTAGGCTTATATTCTGTGATACAATGAAGTTCTTATTCTGTACATAACCTTAGGCTGGGCCTAGTCTGTTGGCAATTTCCTTCCTGATAGATTATTCGCCGATAAAATACTTTCCTGGTAACGGAATTCTTTCACTGCATGAAAAGTTTGCTTCTTCTGATTAATCTTCCTTTTTCTATCTAACCAATTTTTTAACCAATATCTAAAACCTGGATGTGGTTTGAAGAATTTGAAAGATGTTGGCATCAGGGATTAGAAGAGaatcgaaacgaaaatattttgtttcaattcggaaggaaacgaaaattaGAGGCCTAgctttagtttcgttcccgcacgaaattaaaatcatcaaggagtttatttttcgacccgggacgaaattttattcccaggaacgaaacaaaattaatcgaaactccgctgctcatagttaagtttcgatcccagaaattgagtggaagggaataagagggaatagtttagATCCATTTCATGGCATAATATAGAggagttaaaatatttaccttcaaaatcgaatggccggtttgTTGTAAGTGTTGTtgttgaggcgttactttatggaatttattaataatgaatgacaattttccacataaaatattttatgcataaaaacagtttgattttcattcaattaaaaaattgagcttaaaaatcgaatggccagtttgtgttcaccgttctcctgttagtggtaaaaatatgagtgccccatgcatcaaATGGTAgttggccgaacctctacttcattcaaccatacttcgtactcggtgtaaGGCTCCAAACTAAACAGTTCGAAGGTGATGAacgtggtcccttcggtgcgaaacaatctgtgtttcgtttcgtcccagaggtttaatttattttcaacccgaagcaattttgactccgatatcgtttcgaccttgagtttattttcttcatttttcttcgtttcgtTTACATTTccctccctggaacgaaactattgaaattttactggttttgactctcgttatatttctattgccatccctggttggTAAACCCTAAAGAaagatacaaaatattaaaaattatttgattttaccAGAATTAGATTTATCCCAATTCTTGGTGAGGATGTTGTCAGAGATGTTGCCAAGATGCCTTCCTCCAAGgctattttgtgaaatttatatGGTGGAAAAGAATGTGGCTATTTGGTTGCATACATTTAGTGTTTGATTGGGTGGTCCGGCTCCGAAGGTAatgttttcttttctattgaatttaaatttttaatccacATATCCATAATCCCATACATTTGAATGCATAAAGTCACAGGCATAGTGAAATCATGTGCAGGTATTTGTTCCCTTAACCCTCTTCTGTTTACACTCAACTCAAATGTTTTCGACAAAGCAATGTCGTTTCTTTGCGCCGTGTTCCTTTCCGGCAAATCTTTCTTTTTCATCCACCGCATTTCTTTGCTTTTCTCTCGGAAAAATAATCGAACGTCATCAATCCTTTTCCAAACCGTCACTCAAGACCTTTTCTCCATTCAGCACCAAATCTACATCGTTCccttcttttcttaaaaaaatgtctcacTCCGCCTGTTCCTTCAGCTCACCTTttcttaacccttccgtgactgtgccgaGAAAACTTtcgcgaacgactgtgtgggaTATTTCAGGTACCACATTCATTATTCATACATTATACgtatgttatattttattctttcctgtaATTCAGCGCAGTGGCTCTTTTTTAGTGATATGATATATTGTCtcgtattatataatttttaaatatatattgtaagCTACCTTTAggttttttccattatatttatttatttgcaataaacccaaaaacagtgcTTGAGACCtattacattggatttttaaacaaatggttaaataataaattgtaacaagaaacattaacaataaaaaaacatgattaaatacactcagatatcatgTAATACTACACTTCTGTGAACGCCTTAACCGCTCATTTGTTATTTTGGGAAGGGTGGTGAaagaaaagagggatttaaagaggaagtttcctgatggcggtcgcaaatgatgaaattgatgatgttatatcaacagaaggtgctttgatggaattgtaggtaagaggtagccggtaggtaagggatctctgggtcacagataaacggtggagaggtggatggaaaagagacgagtttcgtgttttacgggaagggacacggagggagaacattgaaaaaatgtcgttAGCCCTTTCAATGCGGCAACGTGAGATGATAATTTTGCCGGtagcggaaagtttttttttgtacaatacgattatttctgcattttttaggCTTAATATGTTACTTTTATTCTTATTGTAcacttttttgctgaaaaataaatattttttattttgacatttatggatGTCACCCGCGTCGTAGGATGACTTCTGTGGTATGCAACCCGCTTTGCCAAACCCGCTTTTCTATctcttgatggaattttttgcCTAAACTCTAGTCGTTCGACACATTCATCTGCATTATTTATTCGGAATCAAAAGATATTAAGTCCATTTATTTTAAGAGCTTTAAAGCCAAGTAATTTTGTTGGTTTTTATCCACAAATCAATTAGAGTGCTTTTATAAGGATTTCTCTACGTACTACATacgtttatgaatattttttcgtatttaatacGCAATAATACAAAAGGAATTGAAAACGTACTATTAGTCATCGTAACGGAAAAATTTGCTCCCTTACTGTAATCTTTTGGCGCTTTGGGTATAAACAATggtttggttaaaaaattttgaaatctaagaaattctgtggtaaaaagtattttatttttacaaaaatatcattagcaaaaatttggcatttgaaattttgaaatcaatcgaaaaaaatcataattatatgcacagtgaaaatgaaaaacaataaaaatctcgaaatatatatttccaattagtaatcattaaaaacatttataccCTTTCATGAAATTCTTGGAAGCAAGGGTGCAAGCAAAGTCCAGGCTCACCTTCACAGTCAGGACAGATGTAAATTACTGCTTTTCGCACTCCCTTTGCATAGCACACTCTACATCTTTTTTGAGGTTTTTTACCCTTCGTCCCATCACCAGCTATCGCCGGAAAGTGGGAGAGACCCTTTTTTGGTTGAGGGGATGGGGGCAAGGCACTTATTTTTGAGGACAATAGGGACTCTATTACCTCCATTCTATACTCATACAAGCTCTTTTTGTTGCCACTGAATTTATTGTAGAGTATGTAGCTATTTATCAACattatttggaataaatgaatGGCAAGTTTTTTGTACCACTTGAGGGACTTGTGCTGGCAGGTGTAGTACGACAGCAACTGGTCGCAGTGATCGACACCACCCATAAACTTATTATACTCCACCACTGCTTCCGGTTTACCTCTCCCCGACCTTTCAGTAGGTACGAGGTTACACCCGAACTCAGAGGATATCAGAGACACATCCCTCTTATCCCTCCAGCGGAAGACGCAAATCCCCTCCTCACTCCAACGAGCAACAATCTGGTTTTTTGCCAGTTTGTGCCCAAAAACCTCTCTCGGGTTCTCTTTTCTTGCCGCACGGAGGGTCCCTGTGCAGtaagttttgcatttaattagATCCCTAGCTAGTGGAacgttattataataattatttaaaaatacactatGCCCCTTATTTTTAAAGTCATCCAAAAGTTTGTGCACCACTTTGTCCCCATGTCCACGTCCACCCACATCGCTATCCCCAGAGCCCGCATAAACTATCATACGATGCACTAACCCCGCTGGCTCACAGagcatgtacatttttatgccatgtttgtgCCTTTTCCCCTGCATATACTGCCGGAAATTCAATCGCCCTCGCCAAAGCAGCATTGATTCGTCTATGCATAGTTCTCTTCCAGGGGAAACACAGGAAGCCATTGTTCTATGAAAGCAATTCATTAGTGGCCTAACTTTATATAGCCGATCAGATGGAACAGGTTGATTTTCATCtgcattttttgcaaaatgaaggGCTTGCAATATCCCAAGAAAGCGATCCCTTGCCATGGATTGGCGAAATAACCGAAAGctgaaaaaaatcgactttttccAATAGTCCGATATTCTATTTGTGCGGACCGTCCCCATGTGAAAGAGCAGGCCCAACCAAACCTCGAACTCCTCTCTGGTCAGTGGCCGCCAGTCTGTTATCCTTGCACGGGGCGATGGATTTCCCAGAAATATGCACTCTGCATTCCTTTCTGTTTCCCTTATGACTAGGTCAAAAAACTCGTCGGTAAACACGAGGGAAAAGTAGTCTTTGGCGGTCGAGCCACTTGGAAGTTTCTTTAGACCAGGGGATCCAACAAAGGAAAGGGTATTCCTATTCACTGGGGGATTAGCGGCCCAAACAGCCTCAGTTGTAACGGTACCCCTAGCCGTTTCGGTACCCCTTGCCGCCTCGGTCGTACAAGATTCACCGCCACTTTCTGAGTCACTTTCTCCTGAGTCAGAACCGTCAGAGTCGATAACAAATGAAGACCCGCTAGAAAAATTGTCATCCGAAGAGTCCATGGCGAGAGCACGAATTTCATCCTCCCTTAGCGTTTTCCTCCGTTGTTTTTTCTTTGAggctattaaataaaaagaaaaacattttaattatttttttatcctgcgAATAACTCACTCTATATTAATTTGCAAGTGTATATAAATGCAGCCACTTACCAGAAAGACCAGAGGGACCGGGTGTTTCATCGTCAACTGGGTTCATCGTAGGGTTATTTTCTCTTCGGCTCGTACCCTGCGAGACTCTTCTCTTCATCTTTAGTGAGGAGGTAAATAcactgaagaaaaatttaataaaagcctCAGTTAGTTCCCAATACAAGTATGATGGAACGGgaagaaatgaaagcaaaaaactaataatattagGCAGTGTATAACTAAGTATTatggatatttgaatttttaatttcagaagaaaatgaCCTTTCGAGGTCAATTATTTTATGACCAATAAGAAAACTAAATTTGATACCTCATAAAATCAttacaacacaaaaataaaatgtatgaatatttttttctaacgatGGAAAAACGTGCTAATAAAAGATACTTTCGCTTACCTCTTGAGATACAAAGGTGAATCCGTTGAGAAAAAAGTTGTCTTCGGAAGTTCAGGTGACAGCAATATAAGCACTATGAAATTATCCGGAAATGTCACAGAAAAATTTTGGCGAGCACAAAcactatataataatatttttaaatataatccgATATTTCGGGGGTCCAAATAGCACAAAAACACTGTCTAACAACGACCCACGGTGATTATCActtggaaaatcttgaaaaaaaaacaccgattTTCCAAAACTcgcaaaaaaatcagttttcgaCGGAAACGGAAACGGAGCACACTACACGACGGCTAGAAACCAACTGCAGAGCGGAGAAAAGGAAGCAAGTCAGAAGAGAGGCGCGTAGTCCCGTTACGCCCATTCATCTGAGACCCAAGGCCGTGACAGCCCTCGGCTGTCATCCGCGCCAGTGGCTGGGAGCGGATGACAGCCCTGGgctgtcatccgcactgaatgggttagacctgaagtggccattcatgattcggtggaaaaacctgaggtcactAAGAGTACGTCTTTGCCTTAGGGGCACAATGTCAAGCtgagagaggagatcatcagcAGTATATTGTGCGAAATGGCatgcatatttcatattttgctattgcaaCTGCACATAGACCAACGTGCtgtgaaaaaataagtacaaaaggTGCAGTATTGGCATTATTGAAGTTCTGAAGTAATAcgatttattgcattcaacttttatccctgaaCTCATAAAAAAACGAGGTTTTTTTcctcccgccaacagctgtgcagGGTAACTCAGTAACCCCagcaataaaaattgaactttttaaaaacaatttaaatgcaaaaaaacattcGTCACCTAAATAACGACGGAGTGGTTAACCTCAAATACAAAAAAGATtataacgaaaaaataaaaaaatatataacgttAACATAATTTGAGGTACTTAATTAACTGAGCTACCCCGCACAGTTACGTAAGGGCTAAGGGAACTGCGCACAACCTCTTTAGACTCAACGTGCACACACGTGCATCTCAACGTTTTTATTATTGCGATCCTTCATCCGCGAATTATTTTCGTGCCGTGTGGGTTGTCTACCTGACTCTGCCGCCAGATGGGATGACCCTACTTTTCTCGAAAATTTCCtcgacaaaaaatattataaaactatgCTTTACTTTTTTTCCAAATCATGCAATTAAATATAACCTCGCCCTGTTTTGGAagccatttttataaatatataaattatttctccaaACGAATAtcgaatttcatatttattttggaaCATTTGGCGGAAACACGGAAATACTTGAGTTGACGTTCAATGAATAATTGATTGGAAACGCTTCGTTACTGTTATTAGATTATTTTGTGCTGtttcaattaaaagttaattgcgtcaataaattacaaatacttttttcaaaattgtgaacataattacaattttttaacaaGCCATTAAATTTTTTAGATATTTGGGGAAATGCGGGCAATTATGACATCATCTCGTTCATTATCTACTTCTCTCAATTTCATGTATAAAGCAACATTAGTTTCTCg
Encoded here:
- the LOC124168102 gene encoding uncharacterized protein LOC124168102, with product MREAAYQDLLNFMKKIDPQATKDSVVKKINNLRSSYRKELKKIKCSQKSGMGTEDAYVPKLWYFNELNFLRDQEEAMEGVSNLDGSDQEELSIDVTSEQNTCSPPTTQVSSAQRFAQQADNLSFSESTPSGPSGAVTSKPFKRAKPLTPTDQLLVTVGQRLKEVKKEDQFDLYGKHVAQKLRLLIPEQRIFAQKLMNDALFEAELGSLHRNASINTGFPLEYGPPSHSSDHSFQSQISVQQHQTNSNYRSTSEEQQSFFDTL